The following coding sequences lie in one Mucilaginibacter sp. KACC 22773 genomic window:
- a CDS encoding MauE/DoxX family redox-associated membrane protein yields the protein MERILSNKAKFQISELAKERITTAICWLCMGLFLYTAYAKMIDHDRFLKGLTSVHILSGFAVLISFSVPIVEIIVALLLLIPQTAKIGLYSFIIVMISFTIYIVSAMIWEKYLPCHCGGAIEKLSWSQHIWFNLAFIIVASIALRLNKLNTSLKT from the coding sequence ATGGAACGAATACTGAGCAACAAAGCCAAATTTCAAATTTCAGAACTTGCTAAAGAAAGAATAACAACTGCCATATGCTGGCTATGTATGGGATTATTTTTATATACTGCTTACGCCAAAATGATTGATCACGACCGATTCTTAAAGGGTCTGACAAGCGTGCATATCCTCAGCGGCTTTGCCGTTTTGATATCTTTCTCAGTACCGATCGTTGAAATTATTGTTGCTTTGTTATTGCTAATTCCCCAGACCGCAAAAATCGGACTTTACAGTTTCATTATTGTGATGATATCGTTTACGATTTATATTGTAAGTGCTATGATCTGGGAAAAATACCTTCCTTGTCATTGCGGAGGAGCCATCGAAAAACTTAGCTGGTCGCAGCATATATGGTTTAATCTCGCATTTATAATAGTAGCCAGCATTGCTCTCCGGCTCAATAAATTAAATACATCATTAAAAACTTAA
- a CDS encoding DUF6520 family protein: protein MKNLKKIAFGLLVGAMAIGFSSFTTLNAVKRSKFFAVTYYQHANGIYSKVLPANECGDESTNPCNISYVTDPNTTFTYSSRPLTPRTESTEVGKGTN, encoded by the coding sequence ATGAAAAATCTCAAAAAAATTGCGTTCGGACTTTTGGTAGGCGCAATGGCCATCGGTTTTAGTTCATTCACAACATTAAACGCTGTAAAAAGAAGCAAATTTTTTGCGGTGACATACTACCAACATGCCAACGGTATTTACAGTAAAGTTTTGCCTGCCAATGAGTGTGGGGATGAATCAACCAACCCTTGCAATATTTCTTACGTGACCGATCCAAATACTACATTTACGTATTCCAGTCGGCCATTGACTCCAAGAACCGAATCAACCGAGGTCGGAAAAGGGACCAATTAG
- a CDS encoding TlpA family protein disulfide reductase: MKPILYLIFTIALMLSQVGAFSQTGGVTISGYVDTSITGHYLNNELSIKINQTSTNFDQGVIVKVPVNSDGTFKCNIPSLEKYLYLSFWILNKNDKIHQLKNLLPIHFPTRSLSKLQEVYLFQKGDSVDLDIRQGGYLTFKGKGSAKLNCQFQIHSIDPIPQIVALRASQLPGRKQMYLEDAAYGLTEKMRLQILNSYKPEMTDTVYRVLYTDILSLSEYQILDGLYILSYTPPIESNAVVVQKYMQYNIRKPQYTAIDTNYQIASAYYADMIFVKEFNMCRLYSKKGEFMRGDSFKEVYNRIKFGYKGPLRDKLLFICFQKLNKFYSTEARSFLADALKIMGNNKYKTLLRDWGNHLFIAYPFELQDAVGNIHKLSDYKGKVIVMDFWSTGCVPCMQLSAAMHSVMEEYKNRNDVIFITVSVDKNKLRWMKSLISGHYTSQNSVNLYTNGNGNNDPAFLYYNFFGVPQQLIIGKNGEIISSSPPRSDLDNISQTPLLYKIDSKTSILEPNYELTIANPNTKAFMKLINQAL; the protein is encoded by the coding sequence ATGAAACCCATTTTATATTTAATTTTCACTATAGCCCTTATGCTTTCACAAGTAGGCGCTTTTAGTCAGACTGGCGGCGTCACAATTTCGGGGTATGTTGATACCTCAATAACAGGTCATTATTTGAATAATGAATTAAGCATTAAGATCAATCAAACATCAACTAATTTCGATCAGGGTGTTATAGTTAAAGTTCCGGTTAACAGCGATGGCACTTTTAAATGTAACATCCCTTCTTTGGAAAAGTATTTATACCTGTCATTTTGGATACTTAATAAAAATGACAAAATACACCAGCTAAAAAACTTATTGCCGATACATTTTCCAACAAGATCACTTTCCAAGCTTCAGGAAGTATATCTATTTCAAAAAGGTGACAGTGTAGATTTAGATATTCGGCAAGGTGGCTACTTGACCTTCAAAGGCAAGGGAAGCGCTAAATTAAACTGTCAATTTCAAATACATTCAATAGATCCCATTCCTCAAATAGTAGCTTTACGGGCTTCCCAACTTCCGGGAAGGAAACAGATGTATCTTGAGGATGCTGCTTACGGGCTCACGGAAAAGATGCGTTTGCAAATTTTAAATAGCTACAAGCCGGAAATGACTGATACAGTGTATCGGGTATTGTATACGGATATTCTTTCTTTAAGTGAATACCAAATTTTAGATGGATTATATATTCTAAGTTATACCCCGCCAATAGAGAGCAATGCAGTTGTTGTGCAAAAGTATATGCAATATAATATTAGAAAGCCTCAGTATACAGCAATCGACACCAATTATCAAATAGCCTCTGCGTATTATGCCGATATGATATTCGTAAAAGAGTTTAACATGTGCAGGCTTTATAGCAAGAAAGGTGAATTTATGCGGGGAGATTCTTTTAAAGAAGTCTATAATAGGATTAAATTCGGTTACAAAGGTCCGCTAAGGGACAAACTTTTATTTATATGCTTCCAAAAATTAAATAAGTTTTATTCAACCGAAGCAAGATCTTTTCTGGCCGATGCATTGAAAATTATGGGGAACAATAAATATAAGACTCTACTTCGCGATTGGGGCAATCATTTATTTATTGCATATCCTTTTGAATTGCAAGATGCGGTGGGCAATATTCATAAGTTGAGTGATTATAAAGGAAAAGTCATCGTAATGGATTTTTGGTCAACAGGGTGTGTTCCCTGTATGCAACTCTCTGCTGCTATGCATTCTGTAATGGAAGAATATAAAAATCGTAATGATGTTATTTTCATAACGGTAAGTGTAGATAAGAATAAATTGCGTTGGATGAAAAGTTTAATTAGCGGGCATTATACGTCACAGAACTCTGTGAATTTATATACCAATGGGAATGGCAATAACGACCCAGCTTTCCTTTATTATAATTTCTTTGGTGTTCCCCAACAATTAATTATTGGAAAGAATGGCGAAATTATTTCTTCTTCACCACCGAGGTCGGATCTCGATAACATAAGTCAGACACCACTTTTATATAAAATAGATTCGAAAACATCAATTCTAGAACCAAATTATGAATTAACGATTGCTAATCCGAATACTAAAGCCTTTATGAAATTGATAAATCAGGCACTCTAA
- a CDS encoding RagB/SusD family nutrient uptake outer membrane protein codes for MKKILLPLLISCLLGCSKNLDRKPDSALIVPTSAQDLENLLDNTDNVMNLTPALAQLSADEYFIVDLASWQSLINVVPRATYIWDKEIFPGQTQVNDWKLPYQAIFYCNSVLDVLAKQKIDNNPVLKNIKGWALFTRAYMFYTLASIYAKAYNPATANMDLGIPLKLNSAITEIVQRSSVEETYQQIIKDVTEAKDLLNQDITPDKKNRPSKVAAYALLARVYLSMRMYELAESNADQSLALYSQLTDFNTLTVSTRSSFTINAQETIYFTQQLGEYQTTIYSNNTVYGVDSTLIKLYDPNDLRPSVYFRINAIGNYIASKGINNDRGNPFTGLATDELYLIKAECLARRQQKDEALSFLNKLLKTRMKTGKFVAITATDAGDTLEKILTERRKALVWRSVRWTDLKRFNLEGHNIKLTRNLSGQVYTLDPNSPRYVLPIPDDEIALSGLQQNVR; via the coding sequence ATGAAAAAGATATTATTACCACTCCTGATTTCTTGTTTATTGGGATGCTCAAAAAACCTCGACCGTAAACCGGATAGCGCTTTAATAGTACCTACTTCGGCGCAGGATTTAGAAAATTTATTAGATAACACAGATAATGTTATGAATTTGACGCCAGCACTTGCCCAACTGTCGGCTGACGAATATTTTATCGTGGACCTGGCTTCATGGCAATCATTAATAAACGTGGTTCCAAGGGCCACTTATATTTGGGATAAAGAAATATTTCCAGGCCAAACCCAGGTAAATGATTGGAAATTACCATATCAGGCGATATTCTATTGCAATAGTGTTCTCGACGTACTTGCAAAGCAAAAAATTGACAATAACCCTGTATTGAAAAATATAAAAGGATGGGCTTTATTTACAAGAGCTTATATGTTTTATACACTTGCCAGCATTTATGCTAAAGCATACAACCCCGCTACAGCTAACATGGATCTTGGGATTCCACTAAAACTTAATTCAGCGATTACTGAAATAGTTCAACGGAGTTCAGTAGAAGAAACCTATCAACAAATTATAAAAGATGTAACGGAAGCAAAGGATTTATTAAATCAGGACATCACGCCGGACAAAAAAAACAGGCCATCAAAAGTGGCAGCATATGCTTTGTTGGCAAGAGTTTATTTGAGTATGCGAATGTATGAACTCGCGGAAAGTAACGCTGATCAATCACTTGCCTTGTATTCCCAGTTAACTGACTTTAATACACTAACTGTTTCAACCAGGTCCTCTTTTACGATTAATGCTCAAGAAACCATTTATTTTACGCAGCAATTGGGGGAATATCAGACCACGATTTACTCGAATAACACCGTTTATGGTGTTGATTCAACCTTAATTAAATTATACGATCCGAACGATTTAAGACCTTCAGTTTATTTCAGGATAAATGCAATTGGAAACTATATTGCGAGTAAAGGGATAAACAATGATCGGGGTAATCCATTTACCGGATTAGCCACCGATGAATTATACCTAATTAAAGCAGAATGTCTGGCCAGAAGGCAGCAAAAAGACGAGGCATTATCCTTTCTAAATAAACTTCTGAAAACACGCATGAAAACGGGCAAGTTTGTTGCAATTACGGCAACCGATGCCGGCGATACGCTTGAAAAAATCTTAACTGAACGTAGAAAAGCATTAGTTTGGCGAAGTGTCAGATGGACTGATTTGAAACGCTTCAACCTGGAAGGACATAATATTAAGTTAACGAGAAATCTTAGTGGTCAGGTTTATACTTTAGATCCTAATAGCCCGAGATATGTCCTTCCAATCCCCGACGACGAAATCGCGTTGAGCGGACTTCAGCAGAATGTACGATAA
- a CDS encoding aminotransferase class I/II-fold pyridoxal phosphate-dependent enzyme yields MPIDFNNASFKDFENIEGQNIYETATEFAEYLDFLRANGHLNYRIESLSPVGPEMNLILPGDTHPTWCVCLVSNDYLGFSQHPKVKAAVVKGIEIFGTGSGASPAIGGHFVYHEQLEKKIAAFYKKTDAILYTTGYTANSATLQCLLHKDNNKGKNDIAILDMNVHASVYEGALTTTVKTFLHNDLVMLEHVLKSARDQYRTKMVIIDGVYSQDGDIAPIRKIAELAHRYGAYLVVDDAHGIGVVGKSGRGVIELDDAFDEVDIITGTFSKALGNIGGYVIASAEIITYLKYQSKQHLFSTTATPAVMGILKAIELVDEEPEWRDRLWENIDYLKNGLISLGFDVGSTSSAVIPVKVGDIHKTLEAGRLLLKAGVYTNPIMYPAVSKKNARIRMNVMATHNKEHLDKVLNAFIEVDKKLQISSRNRVNS; encoded by the coding sequence ATGCCGATCGATTTTAATAACGCCAGTTTTAAGGATTTTGAAAACATAGAAGGCCAGAATATTTATGAAACAGCAACTGAATTTGCAGAATACCTCGATTTTTTGAGGGCAAATGGCCATTTGAATTACCGAATAGAATCTTTATCCCCCGTTGGGCCTGAAATGAACCTGATCCTCCCGGGCGACACGCATCCGACATGGTGCGTATGTCTGGTATCAAACGATTACCTGGGTTTTAGCCAGCACCCGAAAGTTAAAGCCGCTGTTGTTAAGGGGATCGAAATATTTGGAACAGGCTCGGGTGCCTCGCCTGCTATTGGCGGACACTTTGTGTACCATGAACAACTCGAAAAGAAAATAGCCGCATTTTACAAAAAGACCGATGCCATATTATACACAACGGGTTATACGGCAAACAGCGCCACTTTGCAATGCCTGTTACATAAGGATAATAATAAAGGTAAAAATGATATCGCTATCCTGGATATGAATGTACATGCCAGCGTTTACGAGGGGGCGCTGACAACAACGGTAAAAACGTTTTTGCATAACGACCTGGTCATGCTGGAGCATGTTCTGAAAAGTGCACGTGATCAATACCGGACGAAAATGGTGATTATAGACGGCGTGTACAGCCAGGACGGCGATATCGCGCCTATTCGGAAGATAGCGGAACTGGCACATCGTTATGGGGCATACCTGGTTGTTGACGATGCACATGGGATAGGTGTCGTTGGCAAAAGTGGCAGAGGTGTTATCGAGTTGGATGACGCTTTTGACGAGGTTGACATCATTACCGGCACGTTCAGCAAGGCATTAGGTAACATCGGCGGTTATGTCATCGCCAGCGCCGAGATCATTACCTACCTGAAATACCAGTCTAAACAGCACCTATTTTCAACCACTGCCACCCCTGCAGTAATGGGCATACTGAAAGCAATTGAACTGGTGGATGAGGAACCGGAATGGCGTGATCGTCTCTGGGAAAATATCGACTACCTGAAGAACGGTTTGATCAGTTTGGGATTCGATGTAGGTTCGACCTCATCAGCAGTGATACCTGTCAAAGTGGGTGATATACACAAAACACTTGAGGCCGGCAGGCTACTTTTAAAAGCAGGTGTATATACGAATCCTATTATGTATCCTGCCGTTTCCAAAAAGAACGCACGGATAAGGATGAACGTCATGGCCACCCATAACAAAGAACATTTGGATAAGGTATTGAATGCATTCATCGAAGTGGACAAAAAACTTCAAATTTCAAGCAGAAACAGGGTTAACTCTTAA
- a CDS encoding SusC/RagA family TonB-linked outer membrane protein, translated as MKKTILIIVLAALCLNSIALAQKTVHITGRVIDSADNKPLPRATIEIKSNQASTTTDEKGNFEIYTGTKQGTLIISFIGYKTIQVSFNENTSWPINIFLPSNQNELKEVNIVSTGYQTLPKERATGAFTFIDKKTINRSVEVNILDRLEGVASGLLLNRGLDRGANNPTISIRGRSTLFANAEPLVVYDGFPYEGAIDQINPADIESISILKDAAAASIWGTRASNGVIVLTSKKGNKNKKMEIGLTSTLTISSKPNLNYIPQMSSSEYIDLEQYLFGQGYYDQSISQIYAPISMAVEIMNKRRDGEISVQDSASQINKMKGYDVRSDLNKYVYRPKIYQQYQLNLSGGGENNSYYISGGYDKNLENTVTNNYNRLTFDVNNNVSLFKGKLTLTSGVYVASTNTNSKYGTYTPYSPYDRLADEAGKSLPVVSNLRIAYIDTAGNGKLLDWHYRPKDELVPNQHNNVTQYKLKFGINYDIGSGLNASVSYQYLNQDGNNRGNYGLDNYYVRDLINTYSSIFGNTVSYGVPIGNVFNKSLTNLKSKIFRTQLTYSKLLSGDHEINAIVGYETNDGRTNSNNQLLYGYQPETLINGNNLINPLVPYSIYYDPNQSQLLSTAPILNNLINFTQSYYANISYGYKGKYILSGSARRDESNLFGVKTNQKGVPLWSAGLAWNIDREKFYHIDWLKTLKLRATFGYNGNVDKTLAAFLTSQSYGFTNRFGNVYSTISNPPNPSLTWETVKTWNLGLDFTTQNNRVSGSLDIYKKDAQDLIGNSPISMISGLTAFKGNNANLSTNGIDIEINTKNLTNEFRWSTTYLFNYNTDKVTNYKAKQSSNYEIVSGNYNNPLEGYPYYGVFSFPSAGLDATGAPQGYVNGAVSKDYSTILYSLTPASLKYHGSGSPKYFGSVINTFGYKEFELSLNITYKLGYFFRRQNVFSGGSYLYQQADYDKRWKKPGDELITKGPSLVYPQDDLRSTFFTYSEDNVEKGDHIRLQDIKLNYQVLSNILQRSPFKKASIFIYARNLGILWRANKLNIDPDYGTTVIPQPFSCSLGINLNL; from the coding sequence ATGAAAAAAACTATACTCATAATAGTACTGGCCGCGCTTTGCCTTAATTCTATTGCGTTGGCACAAAAAACTGTTCATATTACAGGGCGAGTAATAGACTCGGCCGATAACAAGCCGCTGCCTAGGGCGACGATTGAAATTAAGAGCAATCAAGCTTCCACAACCACTGACGAGAAAGGAAATTTTGAAATATACACCGGAACTAAACAAGGTACATTGATTATAAGCTTTATAGGTTACAAAACTATTCAGGTAAGTTTTAATGAAAATACTTCATGGCCTATTAATATTTTTCTTCCCTCAAACCAAAACGAATTAAAGGAAGTGAACATTGTTTCGACAGGATATCAGACGTTGCCTAAAGAACGAGCAACAGGGGCATTCACATTCATTGATAAAAAAACAATTAACCGGAGTGTGGAAGTTAATATTCTCGACCGTCTTGAGGGAGTGGCAAGCGGTTTATTGTTAAACCGTGGTTTAGATAGAGGCGCAAATAATCCTACCATTTCCATACGTGGACGAAGTACGTTATTTGCCAATGCTGAGCCATTAGTTGTATATGATGGATTTCCTTATGAAGGCGCTATCGATCAAATTAATCCAGCGGATATTGAATCCATTTCAATATTGAAAGACGCTGCTGCGGCGTCAATTTGGGGTACCCGCGCCAGTAATGGCGTAATAGTTTTAACATCAAAAAAGGGCAATAAAAACAAAAAAATGGAAATTGGCTTAACATCAACCCTTACAATTTCCAGTAAGCCAAATCTCAATTATATCCCACAGATGTCTTCATCAGAATATATTGATTTAGAACAATATCTTTTTGGGCAAGGATATTATGACCAAAGTATCAGTCAAATTTATGCTCCGATTTCAATGGCTGTTGAAATTATGAACAAAAGAAGGGATGGCGAAATTTCAGTGCAAGACTCTGCTTCGCAAATCAATAAAATGAAAGGCTATGACGTGCGGTCGGATTTAAACAAGTATGTCTACAGACCGAAAATTTACCAGCAATACCAGCTAAACCTAAGCGGCGGTGGCGAAAACAATAGCTATTACATATCCGGAGGATATGATAAAAATCTTGAAAATACGGTTACCAATAATTATAACCGCTTAACGTTTGATGTAAATAACAATGTTTCTTTATTCAAAGGGAAGTTAACCTTAACAAGTGGAGTATATGTGGCTTCAACTAACACCAATTCAAAATATGGGACTTACACCCCTTATAGTCCATACGACCGTTTGGCAGATGAGGCTGGCAAATCTCTGCCAGTGGTAAGTAATTTACGAATAGCTTATATTGATACAGCAGGCAATGGTAAGTTACTTGATTGGCATTATCGGCCAAAAGATGAATTGGTTCCAAATCAACATAATAATGTCACCCAATATAAATTAAAGTTTGGTATAAATTACGATATCGGTAGTGGATTAAACGCCTCTGTCAGCTATCAATATTTGAATCAGGATGGAAATAATAGAGGAAATTATGGATTAGATAATTATTATGTAAGGGATTTAATTAACACTTATTCTTCCATTTTCGGAAACACAGTAAGCTATGGGGTACCCATAGGTAATGTTTTTAATAAATCACTAACTAATCTAAAATCTAAAATTTTCCGGACTCAGCTCACATATTCTAAACTTTTATCGGGAGATCATGAAATTAACGCCATTGTTGGCTATGAAACTAATGATGGTAGGACCAATTCAAATAATCAGTTACTATATGGTTACCAGCCCGAAACGTTGATCAATGGCAACAATTTGATTAATCCGCTTGTGCCATATAGCATTTATTACGACCCCAACCAGTCACAACTCTTATCTACAGCGCCCATTCTTAATAACCTCATTAATTTTACACAATCGTATTACGCAAATATTTCATATGGCTATAAAGGTAAGTACATACTCTCAGGAAGCGCAAGAAGGGATGAATCCAACCTATTCGGGGTTAAAACCAATCAAAAGGGTGTGCCTTTATGGTCTGCCGGACTCGCTTGGAACATAGATAGAGAGAAATTTTACCATATAGATTGGCTAAAAACGCTAAAGCTACGAGCTACTTTCGGCTATAATGGCAACGTAGACAAAACACTTGCCGCATTTCTTACTTCGCAGAGTTATGGATTTACCAATAGATTTGGAAATGTCTATTCAACAATATCAAATCCCCCAAATCCTTCATTAACATGGGAAACAGTTAAAACATGGAATTTGGGGTTGGATTTTACAACACAAAACAATCGGGTCAGCGGAAGTTTGGATATATATAAAAAAGATGCACAGGACTTAATTGGAAACAGTCCGATTTCTATGATATCAGGCTTAACCGCATTCAAAGGCAATAATGCCAATCTCAGTACAAATGGCATAGATATAGAAATAAACACTAAAAATTTAACAAATGAATTCAGGTGGTCAACAACCTACCTGTTCAATTATAATACGGATAAAGTCACAAACTATAAAGCGAAGCAAAGTTCTAATTATGAAATTGTAAGTGGAAACTACAATAACCCCCTCGAAGGATATCCTTATTATGGGGTATTTAGTTTTCCCTCAGCCGGGCTTGATGCCACGGGTGCTCCTCAAGGGTATGTAAACGGAGCGGTAAGCAAAGATTATTCTACGATCCTTTATTCACTAACGCCCGCATCGCTTAAATACCATGGCTCCGGATCACCTAAATACTTTGGAAGCGTTATCAATACATTCGGCTATAAAGAATTTGAACTCTCGTTAAATATTACCTATAAGCTGGGCTATTTTTTCCGCAGGCAAAATGTTTTTTCAGGAGGCAGTTATTTATATCAACAAGCAGATTACGATAAGCGGTGGAAAAAACCTGGAGATGAATTAATTACGAAAGGCCCCTCTTTAGTTTATCCGCAGGATGATCTAAGAAGTACATTTTTCACCTATTCGGAGGACAACGTTGAAAAAGGAGACCACATTAGACTACAGGATATAAAATTAAACTACCAGGTTCTAAGTAACATATTACAGAGATCGCCCTTTAAAAAAGCTTCAATATTTATTTACGCGAGGAACTTAGGGATTTTATGGAGGGCAAATAAATTAAATATTGATCCCGATTATGGCACGACCGTTATACCGCAGCCATTCAGTTGTTCATTAGGAATTAATCTAAACTTATAA
- a CDS encoding GNAT family N-acetyltransferase, translating to MVQANVKQKNLIIDILVAAFKDNQSVNFIVRQDNRRLRRIAALMDYSFEMCNHFGDVWITEQKDGCALMLYPHLKKFSLFAIWLDLKLIFQAIGISGIFKALKREGLIKKIQPKEPMAYLWFIGIEPSAQKAGRGSELLKEVIDSATSSGLPTFLETSTPANLPWYKKFSFEIYDRLDLGYTLYFLKRTIDKH from the coding sequence ATGGTACAAGCGAATGTTAAACAGAAAAACTTGATTATTGACATTTTAGTGGCTGCTTTCAAGGATAACCAAAGCGTGAACTTTATTGTTCGCCAGGATAACCGACGGTTAAGGCGAATTGCCGCGCTTATGGATTATTCCTTCGAAATGTGTAATCATTTTGGGGACGTTTGGATAACTGAACAAAAAGACGGCTGTGCGTTGATGCTATATCCGCATCTAAAGAAATTCTCCTTATTTGCGATCTGGCTGGACCTTAAACTGATCTTCCAGGCAATTGGAATCTCTGGCATATTCAAAGCGCTTAAACGAGAGGGCCTGATCAAAAAGATACAGCCGAAGGAACCTATGGCCTATTTATGGTTTATTGGTATTGAACCGTCTGCACAAAAGGCCGGGCGTGGAAGTGAACTTTTGAAAGAGGTTATTGATTCGGCAACTTCGAGCGGCTTGCCGACATTTCTGGAGACCTCTACACCGGCCAATCTTCCCTGGTACAAAAAGTTCTCTTTTGAAATTTATGACCGGTTGGATTTAGGCTACACCTTGTATTTTCTTAAGCGAACAATCGACAAACATTGA
- a CDS encoding Crp/Fnr family transcriptional regulator, with the protein MTGESLISYLSAIAKLSPTFLEDLESGIDEEQYKPHQIIHAAGQTENRLWFVERGFARSYYFDPTGKEHTLSFYLGNEIIFSYKGYWKEPVDYYLEILTPSLLISLTYDSLYILERHEEAKSLIRTFIRQRYYQELFKSRLMTWTAEERYHQYRKSHPEIFKLASIRLIASYLNMTRENLSRLMGRES; encoded by the coding sequence ATGACTGGGGAATCACTGATCAGCTATCTGTCTGCCATTGCAAAATTATCGCCTACTTTTTTGGAAGATTTAGAAAGTGGTATTGATGAGGAACAATACAAACCTCATCAAATTATTCATGCTGCCGGACAAACAGAAAACCGCCTATGGTTTGTAGAAAGAGGTTTTGCCCGGTCGTACTATTTCGATCCAACAGGAAAAGAGCACACCCTGAGTTTCTACCTTGGCAATGAAATCATATTTTCCTATAAAGGTTACTGGAAAGAACCGGTAGATTATTATCTTGAAATTTTAACACCAAGCTTGTTGATCTCCCTGACCTATGATTCACTTTATATACTGGAAAGGCATGAGGAAGCAAAATCACTTATACGGACTTTCATCCGGCAGCGCTATTATCAGGAACTTTTCAAAAGCCGCCTAATGACCTGGACAGCTGAGGAACGGTACCATCAGTACCGTAAAAGCCATCCCGAAATCTTCAAGCTGGCTTCGATCCGTTTAATCGCTTCCTATCTCAATATGACCCGCGAAAACCTCAGCCGGTTAATGGGCCGTGAATCGTGA